A single region of the Silene latifolia isolate original U9 population chromosome 8, ASM4854445v1, whole genome shotgun sequence genome encodes:
- the LOC141596129 gene encoding F-box protein CPR1-like: protein MAEEALLPEIIVEILSRLPVKFLCRFKSVSKSWNSLINSLNFIKLHLSKTLISDNYPNLIFASFSISTATIAADFRFTELHHPLLNFPDCDIVKILGSCNGVVCISPASRAYACLYNPTIGTHRLLPVPPSRFPDFNRETVFLNHQPKPEEHVFVYGFGYDSVSDDYKLLRILEFYRNSVFVGTEICLYSLKNGTWKVVDVVDDVYVNCGGLQACNGTLFNEDLYFVVHDEKIKPFVRCFNLQTETFSVMDLPKYDENFYEFCFGIGQISGCLSVFFHYFDVDHRALCGCRLVRADFWIMKEDAWVNLFSISDMSNIGATLCIKALVYSKDGQKILLELDGYGFGWYDWRKKDFVRVLVHGLPPDNAPFDACTYVESLVSFGNRNYNSKGKTTVPKKKKKNDGDRFLSSGFKLKL from the exons ATGGCGGAAGAAGCACTACTTCCAGAAATAATCGTCGAAATTCTCTCGAGATTACCAGTAAAATTCCTTTGTCGCTTCAAATCCGTCTCAAAATCATGGAATTCCCTAATCAACTCCCTCAATTTCATCAAACTTCAcctctccaaaaccctaatttccgacAATTACCCTAATCTCATCTTCGCAAGCTTTTCTATCTCCACCGCCACCATTGCCGCCGATTTCCGATTCACGGAGCTACACCACCCTCTACTCAACTTCCCCGATTGCGACATCGTCAAAATCCTCGGTTCTTGCAACGGCGTCGTTTGCATTTCACCTGCCAGTAGAGCGTACGCTTGTTTATACAATCCTACTATCGGTACACATCGTCTACTCCCTGTTCCGCCCTCTCGATTTCCGGACTTTAATCGTGAAACAGTTTTCCTAAATCATCAACCAAAACCCGAAGAACATGTGTTTGTTTACGGGTTTGGGTATGATAGTGTTAGCGATGATTATAAGTTGTTGCGTATTCTCGAGTTTTATAGGAATTCTGTTTTTGTTGGTACTGAGATTTGCTTGTATAGTTTGAAGAATGGAACATGgaaagttgttgatgttgtagatGATGTGTATGTGAATTGTGGTGGTCTTCAGGCATGCAACGGAACGCTTTTTAATGAGGATTTGTATTTCGTCGTACATGATGAGAAAATTAAGCCTTTTGTTAGGTGTTTTAATCTTCAAACGGAGACTTTCTCGGTTATGGACCTTCCTAAGTATGATGAGAATTTCTATGAGTTTTGCTTTGGGATAGGACAAATAAGTGGGTGTCTTAGTGTTTTTTTTCACTATTTTGATGTGGATCATCGCGCATTGTGTGGTTGTAGATTGGTGCGTGCTGATTTTTGGATTATGAAGGAGGATGCTTGGGTTAATTtgtttagtattagtgatatgTCGAACATTGGGGCTACGTTATGTATTAAGGCGCTTGTTTACTCGAAAGATGGGCAAAAGATTTTGCTCGAGTTGGATGGGTATGGATTTGGTTGGTATGATTGGCGGAAGAAAGATTTTGTAAGGGTTTTAGTTCATGGGTTGCCTCCTGATAATGCTCCTTTCGATGCCTGTACTTATGTGGAAAGCCTTGTTTCGTTTGGGAACCGTAATTATAATTCAAAGGGAAAAACTACCGTtccaaagaagaagaaaaa GAATGATGGGGATCGTTTCCTGTCATCTGGATTCAAGCTGAAGCTATGA
- the LOC141596128 gene encoding F-box protein CPR1-like, with protein MAEEALLPEIIAEILSRLPVKSLCRFKSVSKPWNSLINSPNFIKLHISKTLISENNHKNPNLIFCSVSFSTAAIAAHFRFTELHHPLLNFPDCDIVKILGSCNGVVCISPASRAYACLYNPTIGTHHLLPPTPSRFPEPNRKPMPRNPYPKPEEHILIYGFGYDSVSDDYKLLRILEYSKNSVFVGSEICLYSLKNNSWKFVVDDKYVNSAGLQFCNGTLFNESLHFVQHDSETRPFIRCFNLRTETFSVMELPKVDENYYKFCFVMRQVGEYLSFFLLNYHDLDISGWHYRLVNADFWILKEATWVRLFSISDMSSIGVRMSIKPLVYSEDGQKILLELDDREFGWYDWEKKHLVRVLIRGLPRDKAPSDTFTYVESLVSFGKLNCNSKGKTTVSKKRKKNNVDRFLSSGFKLKL; from the exons ATGGCGGAAGAAGCACTACTCCCAGAAATAATCGCCGAAATTCTCTCAAGATTGCCAGTAAAATCCCTTTGTCGCTTCAAATCCGTCTCAAAACCATGGAATTCCTTAATCAATTCCCCCAATTTCATCAAACTTcacatctccaaaaccctaatttccgaaAACAACCACAAAAACCCTAACCTCATATTCTGCAGCGTCTCCTTCTCCACCGCCGCCATTGCCGCCCATTTCCGGTTCACGGAGCTACACCACCCTCTACTCAACTTCCCCGATTGCGACATCGTCAAAATCCTCGGTTCTTGCAACGGCGTCGTTTGCATTTCACCTGCTAGTAGAGCGTACGCTTGCTTGTATAATCCTACTATCGGAACTCATCATTTACTTCCCCCTACGCCCTCTCGATTTCCTGAACCTAATCGTAAACCAATGCCCCGGAATCCGTACCCGAAACCCGAGGAACATATCCTTATTTACGGGTTTGGGTATGATAGTGTTAGCGATGATTATAAATTGTTGCGAATTCTCGAGTATTCTAAGAATTCTGTTTTTGTTGGTAGTGAAATTTGTTTATACAGTTTGAAGAATAATTCTTGGAAATTTGTTGTAGATGATAAGTATGTGAATTCTGCTGGTCTTCAGTTCTGCAACGGAACGCTTTTTAATGAGAGTTTGCATTTTGTTCAACATGATAGTGAGACTAGGCCTTTTATTAGGTGTTTTAATCTTCGAACCGAGACTTTCTCTGTTATGGAGCTTCCTAAGGTTGATGAGAATTACTATAAGTTTTGCTTTGTGATGAGACAAGTAGGCGAGTATCTTAGTTTTTTTCTCTTGAATTATCATGATTTGGATATTAGTGGATGGCATTATAGATTGGTGAATGCTGATTTTTGGATTTTGAAGGAGGCGACTTGGGTTAGGTtgtttagtattagtgatatgTCGAGCATTGGGGTTAGGATGAGTATTAAACCGCTTGTTTACTCGGAAGATGGGCAGAAGATTTTGCTCGAGTTAGATGACCGTGAATTTGGTTGGTATGATTGGGAGAAGAAACATCTTGTAAGGGTTTTAATTCGTGGGTTGCCTCGTGATAAAGCTCCTTCTGATACCTTTACTTATGTGGAAAGCCTTGTTTCGTTTGGGAAGCTTAATTGTAATTCAAAGGGGAAAACTACCGTTTCAAAGAAGAGGAAAAA GAATAATGTGGACCGTTTCCTGTCATCTGGATTCAAGCTGAAGTTATGA